The Puniceicoccus vermicola genomic sequence ATCGGTCTCAGAATCCATTCTATCGATTTCCAATGCTTAGCCGCCTGAAAGAACGCCTTCGTCTGGAGGCAAGGGTCTGGTCTGGTCGCAAAGAGGCAAAGTCCTCAAACGCCCGGATTGCTCTCTTTCACGATTTTGCACCGCCTCCAACCGGGGGAGGGCATCAGTTCCTGCGCGCCTTGATGGCGGAGTGGGAACGCATGGGAATTGAGGTAGCTGTCAATTGCCTGCCGGACTCGGCTGAAGCCGTGCTGATCAATAGCTTCAACTTTACCTCGGATCTGTTGAGACGGTTGTGGGATCGTGATGTTCGAATGGTGCACCGGGTCGACGGCCCTCTTCAGGTGTACCGGGGATTTGACGATGGCACCGATTTGGAGATTGCTCGTCTAAATCGTGAGTTCTCTTCGGCCTCGATCTTTCAGTCGGAGTTCAGCCGCAGTGAGAACGACCGGCTCGGATTTGGACTGTTGCCGGGCCCTGTCATCTGCAACGCGGCGGATCGGACGATCTTTCAGCCTCGGCAGGGGAAATTTCCTTCTGGTAACAAGCCCATCCGGGTGATCGCGGCCAGTTGGTCAGACAATCCCAATAAAGGTCTCGATGTGTTCCAATGGCTGGAGAAGAATTTGGATTCCTCGCGGTTCCAGTTTACTTTTGTCGGGCGGGCTCAGATGGAATTTGAAAATCTTCGGCACATTCCGGCCGTTCCCAGTGATGAGCTCGCCACACTGTTGAGGGAAAATGACATTTTCCTCACGGCGAGCCTGAACGATCCTTGTTCGAATTCGGTAATCGAAGCCCTGACGGTAGGATTGCCCTGCGTCTATCGTCGCAGTGGGGGACACCCGGAATTGGTCGGGAAGGCTGGAGCCGGATTTGATTCGCCGGAAGAGATTCCGGATCTTTTGGATGAAGTTGGGCAAAATTGGGCCAAGTATGCGGGCGAGATTCGGGTTCCCGAAATCACCTCTGTGGCGAAGGAATACTTGCGGGTGTTGGAGGTGACTCCGTAGCCATGCACTTTTCAGCGGAGAAGAGCGTCATTCAATTGGAGGGCGGAATGAATTCCGCGCTCCGAAAAGAACCGTTCGGCGTGGTTATGTTGTTGGGGCTTGAAATCATAAACACTTCAGTTCTGCCGAGAATTAAATGAAGATGATAAAAAAGATGGCGGGCTTGGGACTGCAGATGCGCACTCGCCTGTGGCGTGAGTATTCGCGGCTTGTCTTGGTTCGTGATAACGCGGGCTGGGCGATTGATGTGGAAATGAAGGCGGTCGGCGAAATCTCCCGCCGGATCGGCTTGAACGTGAAGGAAAAGGACTTCTGGCAACGGTACTCAAAGCGACAGTCTATTTTTTGGGGAAGCCAGTTCAGTCTATTAAAAGATGACTGGTTGAAGAACGAACATCGGAATGCGACCGCAATGTTTCACGGTTTGCCGGGAACGGGCCATCCCGAGTTTGATGAGTTGTTTTCCCGAATCGAAAAGCACAAGGACCAATTGCAGCGGGTGCAGGTGACCCACCGGGAGATGGAGGAAGCATTGGTCTCGGTCGGGATTCGCAAAGAGATTCTCCATCGCATACCGATCGGGATCGACGGTCGCGTTTTCCAGCCGTTCAGTCACACCGATCGGGAAAGAACGCGGGCGACCTTGGGAGTGCCGGGAAATGCCTTTGTGGTTGGCTCTTTTCAGAAGGATGGAAACGGATGGGGCGAAGGGCTCGAACCGAAATTGATCAAAGGGCCGGATCTCTTCGTGGAAGCCTGCGCTCTTCTCGCCGCGGCTCATCCGAACGTTTTCGTTCTTCTCAGCGGTCCAGCCCGTGGGTACGTAAAGGAGGGGTTGAAGGAAAAGGGAGTACCCTTCGTTCATCGACAGTTTGAGAATCCAGAAGAAGTCGGGACTCTATATCCCGCGTTGGATGCTTACTTGGTTTCCTCGCGTCAAGAGGGTGGCCCCAATGCGATCCTCGAATCCATGGCGACCGGGGTGCCCCTAGTTTCGACTCCTGTCGGTCAGGCAACGGACTTGATTCATGATGGAGAGAACGCTTTGTTGGTCCCCAAAGAAGACAGCCAGGCGATGGGGGAGGCCCTTTTACAGATCGCTCGGGGAGAGGTGGACCGGGATTCCTTACGGAGTCACGGATTTGTTACCGCGCAGGAAAATGATTATCGGTCGCAGGATCCTCTCTGGAAGAAGTTTTTTGAGGGATTTGTTGAGTGAGGAATCAGAATGGTTGCATCCATTCGCCTATGCCGATGGTAGGAGGTTGAGAGGGTCATGAATCATCGTTTTCAGCGATACGTTGTTCGTCCATTTGAGATTCTCCTCAAATGCCCGCTCCGTTTCGCCCTCGGTCGCCTATTTCCGTCGAAGTCTCCACGGGTCTTCTACGGCTACGAGCGTATTCCTTCGCGGAATGAGCCCGCATCTGGCGGTATCGTGAAATTGCAGGATCTTTCGGAGGTCTATCCGAACTGTCGTTGGCGGGCGAATACTCTCTATCTGATCAGTAGTTGCTATCCTTGGACGGTCCGTTGGCAGGTGAGGGTCGCTCGCTTTTTCGGGGCAAAGATTATTCTGAATCAGAATGGAGTCGCCTATCCCGCTTGGAAGCCGGAGGGATGGGAGATCGAGAACGAGCGTGCCGCTTGGGTTCACCGACGAGCCGATGCCGTAGTTTACCAAGCAGGGTTTTGCCGTCGTTGCGCTCTCGAATGGTTGAAGGTGGAGGAGCCGGAATATTCGCGGGTGCTTCTCAACCCGGTGGACGTTCATGCCTTTGGCCCATCTGCAGAAGGTCGTAGTGCCGAAGGGACGTATGATGGATCTGGACGGATTCCGTTTCGCATTCTTCTCGCGGGATCTCACCAGTTTGCCTACCGCGTGCGTACGGCTTTGGAAGCGCTCGCGAAGCTCGATGAGGAGTATCGGATGATCGTTGCCGGGGCTTACAATTGGGGAGAATCTCAGGAGGATGCGCTGGCCGAGGCTCGGGGTTGGGCTGTAGACCTAGGAGTATCGGATCGAGTCGATTTTCAGGGTCGCTACTTGCAAAGTGAGGCGCCCGCTCTGTTTGCGCAGGCAGAGGTTCTTTTGCATACCAAAGTGATGGATCCCTGCCCGCGGCTGGTCGCCGAAGGGTTGGCCTCCGGGCTGCCGGTTGTCTATGCGGGCAGCGGAGGATTACCGGAGATGGTCTCTTCTGAGGCTGGAGTCGCGGTCGAGTCTGTCGAAGATTTTGAACGAGAGCGTCCCGCGGACCCGAAACAATTTGCCGAGGCGATTCGAAAGGTTAGAGCGGAATACACCTTGTTCCGCGAAGGTGCTCGGCGCTGTGCAGAGGAGCGTTTCAACCGGGATGAATGGTTGAAGGCTCATGGCGAATTAATCCGAACCGTTCGTGCCCAATTGTAGGAGGGTTGCTTAAGCGCCCTCCGCTGCCTCTCCGTTACTCCCATTGGAGCCCAATTATGATTTCGAAAATCATCCTCAGAAAATCTTTGCTTATAGCTGTTCGTTAGAGGTTTGATTCGTCTTCTCCTCCTAGGTGGGAGCTAAAGCAACCCACCCACATTCAATGACGCCAAGAATTTCCATCCTCCTCCCCGTCTACAACGGGGAGAAGTATCTCCGGGCTGCGATTGAGAGCATCGTCGCTCAGTCGTATCCGCATTGGGAGCTCCTCGTTTTGGATGATGGCTCGACCGACGGATCGTTGGAAATCGCTCGATCCTTCACGGATGAGCGTGTCCGGGCTCTGCCCAACGACGAGAATCTGGGTGTGGCCAAAACTTTGAACCGTGCCATAGACAAAGCCCGAGGGGAGCTAATCGCTCGAATGGACGCGGATGATGGAGCGTTGCCGGAGCGGTTGGCTAAACAGGTAGAGTTTTTGGAAAAGAACCCGAATGTTGATTTGCTTGGCACGAATGCCATTTCAGCGGAAACCGGCGAGTCTACCTTTGCCGTTCCCACCGAGCACGAAGACATTCGATGCAACCTCCTCTTTAACTGTAGTTTTCTTCATCCGACAGTCATGTGGAGGGCAGAGGCCTTTCGCGAAAAGGGATTGGTCTATGAAGAGACTCCCACCGCGGAAGATTATGATCTCTGGGAGAGGGCTTGTTCCCAGATCCGCTCTGCGAATCTTTCCGAGCCTCTCCTGCGGTATCGTAATGATCCCGAGGTCAAGGTCACGGCCTACGTGCGGCAGCAAAAAGAAGGAGGTCGTCGTATTCGCGAACGAGCCCTTCGTCGGTTGGGCATGAAGCCTTCTCGCGAAGAGATGGAGGTTCACCACGCGGTGAGCTATGACA encodes the following:
- a CDS encoding glycosyltransferase family 4 protein; the protein is MLSRLKERLRLEARVWSGRKEAKSSNARIALFHDFAPPPTGGGHQFLRALMAEWERMGIEVAVNCLPDSAEAVLINSFNFTSDLLRRLWDRDVRMVHRVDGPLQVYRGFDDGTDLEIARLNREFSSASIFQSEFSRSENDRLGFGLLPGPVICNAADRTIFQPRQGKFPSGNKPIRVIAASWSDNPNKGLDVFQWLEKNLDSSRFQFTFVGRAQMEFENLRHIPAVPSDELATLLRENDIFLTASLNDPCSNSVIEALTVGLPCVYRRSGGHPELVGKAGAGFDSPEEIPDLLDEVGQNWAKYAGEIRVPEITSVAKEYLRVLEVTP
- a CDS encoding glycosyltransferase — translated: MKMIKKMAGLGLQMRTRLWREYSRLVLVRDNAGWAIDVEMKAVGEISRRIGLNVKEKDFWQRYSKRQSIFWGSQFSLLKDDWLKNEHRNATAMFHGLPGTGHPEFDELFSRIEKHKDQLQRVQVTHREMEEALVSVGIRKEILHRIPIGIDGRVFQPFSHTDRERTRATLGVPGNAFVVGSFQKDGNGWGEGLEPKLIKGPDLFVEACALLAAAHPNVFVLLSGPARGYVKEGLKEKGVPFVHRQFENPEEVGTLYPALDAYLVSSRQEGGPNAILESMATGVPLVSTPVGQATDLIHDGENALLVPKEDSQAMGEALLQIARGEVDRDSLRSHGFVTAQENDYRSQDPLWKKFFEGFVE
- a CDS encoding glycosyltransferase family 4 protein — encoded protein: MNHRFQRYVVRPFEILLKCPLRFALGRLFPSKSPRVFYGYERIPSRNEPASGGIVKLQDLSEVYPNCRWRANTLYLISSCYPWTVRWQVRVARFFGAKIILNQNGVAYPAWKPEGWEIENERAAWVHRRADAVVYQAGFCRRCALEWLKVEEPEYSRVLLNPVDVHAFGPSAEGRSAEGTYDGSGRIPFRILLAGSHQFAYRVRTALEALAKLDEEYRMIVAGAYNWGESQEDALAEARGWAVDLGVSDRVDFQGRYLQSEAPALFAQAEVLLHTKVMDPCPRLVAEGLASGLPVVYAGSGGLPEMVSSEAGVAVESVEDFERERPADPKQFAEAIRKVRAEYTLFREGARRCAEERFNRDEWLKAHGELIRTVRAQL
- a CDS encoding glycosyltransferase family 2 protein, translated to MTPRISILLPVYNGEKYLRAAIESIVAQSYPHWELLVLDDGSTDGSLEIARSFTDERVRALPNDENLGVAKTLNRAIDKARGELIARMDADDGALPERLAKQVEFLEKNPNVDLLGTNAISAETGESTFAVPTEHEDIRCNLLFNCSFLHPTVMWRAEAFREKGLVYEETPTAEDYDLWERACSQIRSANLSEPLLRYRNDPEVKVTAYVRQQKEGGRRIRERALRRLGMKPSREEMEVHHAVSYDNLPQPAVELSRVDEWMGEILRANRSSGVLDESALRTRLHLQRYYHLGRNRPATTVRRLLWAGNGLARVPTGLAIRSLTKLVCCRSNPSREG